The Oscillospiraceae bacterium genome contains the following window.
GAGCTTTGCCTGACGCCGCGGGAATTTGCCCTGCTGGCCGTCCTTGTGACCCACTGTGACAAGGCCCTGAGCCGCAGCCAGCTTCTTGAGGCTGCATGGGGCTACGCCTTTATCGGCGAGAGCCGCACCGTTGATGTCCACATCAACCGGCTGCGCCGCAAGCTTGGGCTGGAAAACGACATCCAGACCGTCTACAAGGTCGGCTACCGGCTGAACAGCGCCAGTTGACTTTCCCGCCGGATTTGATACAATAAGGGTATGATGGCGTTATCGAGCCGCCCTGCGGTACGGCAGCGCCCTACACTTCCTGCTTACCTGAAGGAGGATCCTGCCATGAAGCGTATCATCACCATCGGCCGCGAGTTCGGCGCAGGCGGCGGCGAGCTGGGCCGCCGTCTGGCCCGGGAGCTGGACATTGCCTACTATGACCGCGACATTATTTTAAAGAC
Protein-coding sequences here:
- a CDS encoding winged helix-turn-helix domain-containing protein, translating into MTPYDPYIAYKDLTVDLRAHRVRRAGCELCLTPREFALLAVLVTHCDKALSRSQLLEAAWGYAFIGESRTVDVHINRLRRKLGLENDIQTVYKVGYRLNSAS